The sequence below is a genomic window from Acidobacteriota bacterium.
AGCCGCGCGGGTATCGGCGCAAAAAGCCCGAATCAGTGTCATCCGTGTCGCGCGGGCGGCGTCAAAGTGTACATTAACATCGAGTCCGCAGGAGGAGAATGAATTCGTTACTACGTGACGTTGACGAGAACTTCTCCAACACTTAGCTTGATAGCAGATGAGACTAGTAGTCACTTCAGATTGTCACGGCAGGTTGAGCCAGGCTCGGATTCCCCAAGGCGACGTGTTGATTCTCGCCGGAGATCTTCTGGCTAATCGCTCCGGCGATCCGGACATAGACGCTGCTTTTCAACTCAACGCGATTCGCGAGCTTGATGACTTCTGCGGCGCTCTCCGTTTCAAACATGTGCTGCTGATCGCCGGAAACCACGACTGGGTCTTCGAGCGCTACAAAGACGCGCACCGCGTGCTGAAGAACATTGTCTATCTTGAAGACAGCGGGACAGAGATCGACGGGATGAAGTTTTGGGGCTCGCCTCATCAGCCGTGGTTCTACGATTGGGCGTTCAACCATCCGCGGAACGGCCCGGCGCTGGCGCACTACTGGAGTCTGATCCCGGACGACACCGATGTGCTGATCACCCACGGGCCGCCTTACGGCA
It includes:
- a CDS encoding metallophosphatase domain-containing protein, with translation MRLVVTSDCHGRLSQARIPQGDVLILAGDLLANRSGDPDIDAAFQLNAIRELDDFCGALRFKHVLLIAGNHDWVFERYKDAHRVLKNIVYLEDSGTEIDGMKFWGSPHQPWFYDWAFNHPRNGPALAHYWSLIPDDTDVLITHGPPYGILDLPFGSGEPAGCELLLNRVREVNPRVHVFGHIHGSYGKKQIGRTLFVNACLCNEAYDPANPPQVIDLWPDGRVESSS